The Aureispira anguillae genome contains a region encoding:
- a CDS encoding energy transducer TonB has protein sequence MVRKYQEVDIFQQSRTITYGSRVAALLAIYLVINWTNVTITELMTFDDIPDIEEIMTEPPNTPPQPPPPPPPPPPPPPPAQIKEVEEEVEEVEQEDQEIDEETEITDTPTDYEGPYGDGPAPEPEPEPEPEPEPEPEIFTIVEQMPRFPGCEDQAGDNKAKKACADQKLLKFIYENIKYPTMARENGIEGMSVVSFTVMEDGAIKDAKILRDPGGGCGKEALRIVNMMNKMSKKWTPGKQRGKSVRVKYNLPVRFKLN, from the coding sequence TTGGTTAGGAAATATCAAGAGGTCGATATTTTCCAACAATCTCGTACTATTACTTATGGTAGTAGAGTCGCTGCTTTGTTGGCAATCTATCTCGTCATCAACTGGACTAATGTTACCATTACAGAATTGATGACTTTTGATGATATTCCTGATATCGAAGAGATCATGACTGAGCCACCAAACACACCTCCTCAACCACCACCACCACCACCACCGCCGCCACCACCACCGCCACCAGCTCAAATCAAAGAGGTGGAAGAAGAAGTGGAAGAAGTGGAACAAGAAGATCAAGAAATTGATGAGGAAACAGAAATTACGGATACACCTACTGATTATGAAGGTCCTTATGGTGACGGTCCAGCTCCAGAGCCAGAACCAGAGCCAGAGCCAGAACCAGAACCAGAGCCAGAAATTTTTACGATTGTAGAGCAAATGCCTCGTTTCCCTGGTTGTGAAGATCAAGCAGGTGATAACAAAGCGAAGAAAGCTTGTGCAGATCAAAAATTGTTGAAATTTATCTACGAAAATATCAAATACCCAACTATGGCTCGTGAAAACGGCATTGAGGGAATGTCTGTAGTAAGTTTTACAGTTATGGAAGATGGTGCTATCAAAGATGCAAAAATCTTGCGTGACCCAGGTGGAGGATGTGGAAAAGAAGCATTGCGTATTGTCAATATGATGAACAAAATGTCTAAGAAGTGGACTCCAGGTAAACAACGTGGTAAATCTGTACGTGTTAAGTATAATTTACCTGTTCGATTCAAGTTGAACTAA
- a CDS encoding VanZ family protein yields MLNWYKTKYFVPAIIWAILIWSLSTTSNLPPVPWNFLSADKVGHLFFYAVETLLLIGALSKSLGWTKGGNWAWILCCMIIAGFYGIVLEFVQATIPDRSFDYADMLANFAGTLVAAIFYYCTATKFFIQKTSAL; encoded by the coding sequence GTGCTTAATTGGTATAAAACAAAGTACTTTGTTCCAGCAATTATTTGGGCGATTTTAATTTGGTCCTTATCAACTACCTCTAACCTACCACCTGTACCATGGAATTTTTTGTCTGCGGACAAAGTAGGGCATCTCTTTTTTTATGCAGTGGAAACACTGTTATTAATTGGGGCACTATCTAAGAGTTTAGGTTGGACAAAAGGAGGAAATTGGGCTTGGATTTTGTGTTGCATGATAATTGCAGGTTTCTATGGCATTGTTTTAGAATTTGTTCAAGCAACCATACCAGATCGTTCTTTTGACTATGCCGATATGTTAGCCAATTTTGCTGGAACACTGGTAGCAGCCATTTTTTACTATTGTACCGCTACCAAATTTTTTATACAAAAAACTTCTGCACTTTAA
- the gcvH gene encoding glycine cleavage system protein GcvH: MNFPENLKYTKDHEWVRVEGDEAYVGITDFAQSELGDIVYIDIDTEGETLDQDEVFGNVEAVKTVSDLFMPVSGTILEFNTKLDDESELVNTDPYGDGWMVKIKLADASQLDGLMSAAEYKDSVSA, encoded by the coding sequence ATGAACTTTCCAGAAAATTTAAAGTACACAAAAGACCATGAATGGGTGCGTGTAGAGGGTGATGAAGCTTATGTTGGTATTACAGATTTTGCTCAAAGTGAGCTAGGTGACATTGTTTATATTGACATTGATACTGAAGGTGAAACACTAGACCAAGATGAAGTTTTTGGTAATGTAGAAGCTGTTAAAACTGTTTCTGACTTATTTATGCCAGTATCTGGTACTATTCTAGAATTTAATACTAAACTAGACGATGAGTCTGAATTAGTCAATACAGATCCTTATGGTGATGGTTGGATGGTTAAGATCAAATTAGCAGACGCTAGCCAATTGGATGGTTTAATGAGTGCTGCTGAGTATAAAGATAGCGTTAGTGCTTAA